The Pseudomonas baetica genome includes a region encoding these proteins:
- a CDS encoding aspartate aminotransferase family protein codes for MNMPEHAPSPLASQLKLDAHWMPYTANRNFQRDPRLIVGAEGSWLFDDKGRKIYDSLSGLWTCGAGHTRKEIQEAVSKQLGTLDYSPAFQYGHPLSFQLAEKITDLTPGNLNHVFFTDSGSECADTAVKMVRAYWRLKGQATKTKMIGRARGYHGVNIAGTSLGGVNGNRKMFGQAMMDVDHLPHTLLASNAFSRGMPEQGGIALADELLKLIELHDASNIAAVFVEPMAGSAGVLVPPQGYLKRLREICDQHNILLVFDEVITGFGRTGSMFGADSFGVTPDLMCIAKQITNGAIPMGAVIASSEIYQTFMNQPTPEYAVEFPHGYTYSAHPVACAAGLAALDLLQKENLVQSVAEVAPHFENALHGLKGSKNVIDIRNYGLAGAIQIAHRDGDAIVRPFEAGMALWKAGFYVRFGGDTLQFGPTFNSKPQDLDRLFDAVGEVLNKLD; via the coding sequence ATGAACATGCCTGAACACGCGCCGTCGCCACTGGCCAGCCAACTGAAGCTGGACGCGCACTGGATGCCGTACACCGCCAACCGCAACTTCCAGCGCGATCCGCGTCTGATCGTCGGGGCCGAAGGCAGCTGGCTGTTCGATGACAAGGGCCGCAAGATCTACGATTCGCTGTCCGGTCTGTGGACCTGTGGCGCCGGGCATACCCGCAAGGAAATCCAGGAAGCCGTCTCCAAACAGTTGGGCACCCTCGATTATTCGCCGGCCTTCCAGTACGGCCATCCGCTGTCGTTCCAGTTGGCCGAGAAAATCACCGACCTGACCCCGGGCAATCTGAACCACGTGTTCTTCACCGACTCTGGCTCCGAGTGCGCCGATACCGCGGTGAAAATGGTTCGTGCCTACTGGCGCCTGAAGGGTCAGGCGACCAAAACCAAAATGATCGGCCGTGCCCGTGGCTACCACGGCGTGAACATCGCCGGCACCAGCCTCGGTGGCGTCAACGGCAACCGCAAAATGTTCGGTCAGGCGATGATGGACGTCGATCACCTGCCGCACACGTTGCTGGCGAGCAATGCGTTCTCCCGTGGCATGCCGGAGCAGGGCGGTATTGCCCTGGCCGATGAGCTGCTGAAGCTGATCGAATTGCACGATGCGTCGAATATCGCCGCCGTGTTCGTTGAACCCATGGCCGGTTCCGCTGGCGTGTTGGTGCCGCCGCAGGGTTACCTGAAGCGTCTGCGTGAAATCTGCGATCAGCACAACATCCTGCTGGTGTTCGACGAAGTGATCACCGGTTTCGGTCGCACCGGCTCGATGTTCGGCGCCGACAGCTTTGGCGTCACCCCGGATCTGATGTGCATCGCCAAGCAAATCACCAACGGCGCGATCCCGATGGGCGCAGTCATTGCCAGCTCCGAGATCTACCAGACCTTCATGAACCAGCCGACGCCGGAATACGCTGTGGAATTCCCCCACGGTTACACCTATTCGGCGCACCCGGTGGCTTGCGCCGCTGGCTTGGCCGCACTCGACCTGCTGCAAAAGGAAAACCTGGTGCAGAGCGTGGCCGAAGTCGCACCGCATTTCGAAAATGCGCTGCATGGCCTGAAAGGTTCGAAGAACGTCATCGACATCCGTAACTACGGCCTGGCCGGTGCGATCCAGATTGCCCATCGTGACGGCGACGCCATCGTGCGTCCGTTCGAAGCGGGTATGGCGCTGTGGAAAGCCGGGTTCTACGTGCGCTTCGGCGGCGACACCCTGCAGTTCGGCCCAACCTTCAACAGCAAGCCGCAAGACCTTGATCGTCTGTTCGACGCGGTCGGCGAAGTGCTGAACAAGCTCGACTGA
- a CDS encoding uracil-xanthine permease family protein, with protein MQPDSESSSDLIYGLDDRPKPPAAILAALQHVLASFVGIITPPLVIGSALGLTAHLPYLISMALMVSGVGTFIQARRPFGIGAGMICLQGTSFAFLGAVLSAGFLVKQRGGSPEDILAMIFGVCFFGAIVQIVLSRFIGQLRRVVTPLVTGIVITLIGISLIKVGITDLGGGFNAPDFGAPGNLALGVFVLLTIILLNRSNTPWVRLSAIIIGLLLGSLAAWFSGKLLPQPLPDLPLVSLPTPFKFGFSFDWTAFLPVALIYLISTIETVGDLTANCMLARQPISGPSYISRLRGGVLGDGVSCMIAATFSAFPNTTFAQNNGVIQLTGVASRYVGLYIGAILFCLGLFPMIGAVLQQIPKPVLGGATLVMFGAVAAAGVRILAQSPLDRRSMLIIATSFGVGLGIAAQPNLLHLLPKLVQNLFDSAITSGGLTAIILCLLLPEAKTEKTEAHATLNKIEQA; from the coding sequence ATGCAGCCAGATTCTGAATCGTCCAGCGACCTGATCTACGGCCTCGACGACCGCCCCAAACCGCCCGCCGCGATCCTCGCCGCCCTGCAACACGTGCTCGCCAGTTTCGTCGGCATCATTACCCCGCCGCTGGTGATCGGTTCGGCGCTCGGCTTGACCGCGCATTTGCCGTACCTGATCAGCATGGCGCTGATGGTGTCCGGTGTCGGCACGTTTATTCAGGCGCGGCGGCCGTTCGGCATTGGTGCCGGGATGATTTGTTTGCAAGGCACCAGTTTCGCCTTTCTCGGCGCGGTGCTGTCGGCGGGGTTTCTGGTCAAGCAGCGTGGCGGCAGCCCGGAAGACATTCTGGCGATGATCTTCGGTGTGTGCTTTTTCGGCGCGATCGTGCAGATCGTCCTCAGCCGCTTCATTGGTCAATTACGCCGAGTCGTTACACCACTGGTAACCGGGATCGTCATCACGCTGATCGGCATCAGCCTGATCAAGGTCGGCATCACTGATCTGGGCGGCGGCTTCAACGCGCCGGACTTCGGTGCGCCGGGCAATCTGGCGTTGGGCGTGTTCGTGCTGCTGACGATCATCCTGCTCAACCGCTCGAACACGCCGTGGGTGCGGCTGTCGGCGATCATCATCGGCCTGCTGCTCGGCAGTCTGGCAGCGTGGTTCAGTGGGAAACTGCTGCCACAGCCATTGCCTGACCTGCCGCTGGTGAGCCTTCCTACACCGTTCAAGTTCGGTTTCAGCTTCGACTGGACGGCTTTCCTGCCGGTCGCGCTGATTTATCTGATCAGCACCATCGAAACCGTCGGCGACCTCACCGCCAATTGCATGCTCGCCCGTCAACCGATCAGTGGCCCTTCTTATATAAGCCGCCTGCGCGGTGGCGTACTCGGTGACGGCGTGAGCTGCATGATCGCCGCCACCTTCAGCGCCTTCCCCAACACCACGTTCGCGCAGAACAACGGCGTGATCCAGTTGACCGGCGTGGCCAGCCGCTATGTAGGGTTGTACATCGGCGCGATTCTTTTTTGTCTCGGTCTGTTTCCAATGATCGGCGCGGTGCTGCAGCAGATTCCGAAACCGGTACTGGGCGGCGCGACCCTGGTGATGTTCGGTGCCGTCGCGGCGGCCGGTGTGCGCATCCTCGCGCAGTCGCCGCTGGATCGGCGCAGCATGTTGATCATCGCCACTTCGTTCGGCGTCGGCCTGGGCATTGCTGCGCAACCGAACCTGCTGCACTTGTTGCCGAAACTTGTGCAGAACCTGTTCGACTCGGCAATTACCAGCGGCGGGCTCACGGCGATCATCCTTTGCCTGCTTTTGCCGGAAGCAAAAACAGAAAAAACCGAGGCGCATGCAACGCTGAACAAGATCGAACAGGCATAA
- a CDS encoding CoA-acylating methylmalonate-semialdehyde dehydrogenase: MSVIPHLINGELVTENGRAVDVFNPSTGQAIHKLPLASQATIQKAIDAAKAAFPAWRNTPPAKRAQVMFRFKQLLEQNEARISQLISEEHGKTLEDAAGELKRGIENVEFACAAPEILKGEYSRNVGPNIDAWSDFQPLGVVAGITPFNFPAMVPLWMYPLAIVCGNCFILKPSERDPSSTLLIAQLLLEAGLPKGVMNVVHGDKTAVDALIEAPEVKALSFVGSTPIAEYIYAEGTKRGKRVQALGGAKNHAVLMPDADLDNAVSALMGAAYGSCGERCMAISVAVCVGDQVADALVAKLVPQIKALKIGAGTSCGLDMGPLVTGQARDKVSGYVDDGVAAGATLVVDGRGLSVAGHEEGFFLGGCLFDNVTHEMRIYKEEIFGPVLCVVRVNSLEEAMKLINDHEYGNGTCIFTRDGEAARLFCDEIEVGMVGVNVPLPVPVAYHSFGGWKRSLFGDLHAYGPDGVRFYTRRKAITQRWPQRASHEASQFAFPSL; encoded by the coding sequence ATGAGCGTTATCCCGCATTTGATCAATGGCGAACTGGTGACCGAGAACGGTCGTGCGGTCGATGTGTTCAACCCGTCTACCGGTCAGGCGATCCACAAGCTGCCACTGGCCAGCCAGGCGACCATTCAAAAAGCCATCGATGCCGCCAAGGCCGCATTCCCGGCGTGGCGCAACACACCACCGGCCAAACGTGCCCAAGTGATGTTCCGCTTCAAGCAACTGCTGGAGCAGAACGAGGCACGCATCTCGCAATTGATCAGCGAAGAACACGGCAAGACTCTGGAAGACGCCGCCGGTGAACTGAAGCGCGGTATTGAGAACGTCGAGTTCGCCTGCGCAGCTCCAGAAATCCTCAAGGGCGAGTACAGCCGTAACGTCGGCCCGAACATCGATGCATGGTCGGACTTCCAGCCGCTGGGCGTGGTGGCTGGTATCACTCCATTCAACTTCCCGGCCATGGTGCCGCTGTGGATGTACCCACTGGCGATCGTCTGCGGCAACTGCTTCATCCTCAAGCCTTCCGAGCGTGATCCGAGTTCGACGCTGCTGATTGCTCAACTGTTGCTGGAGGCCGGACTGCCGAAAGGCGTGATGAACGTGGTGCATGGCGACAAGACTGCAGTCGACGCGCTGATCGAAGCACCGGAAGTCAAAGCACTGAGCTTCGTCGGTTCGACACCGATTGCCGAATACATCTACGCCGAAGGCACCAAGCGCGGTAAACGCGTTCAGGCACTGGGCGGCGCGAAGAACCACGCGGTGCTGATGCCGGACGCGGATCTGGATAACGCGGTCAGCGCACTGATGGGCGCGGCTTACGGTTCCTGCGGCGAGCGTTGCATGGCGATCTCGGTTGCCGTGTGCGTGGGTGACCAGGTGGCTGATGCGTTGGTGGCCAAACTGGTTCCACAGATCAAAGCGCTGAAAATCGGTGCTGGCACTTCGTGCGGCCTGGATATGGGGCCGCTGGTGACCGGTCAGGCGCGCGACAAGGTCAGCGGTTATGTTGATGACGGCGTAGCGGCGGGCGCGACTCTGGTGGTCGATGGTCGCGGCTTGAGCGTGGCGGGGCATGAAGAAGGCTTCTTCCTCGGCGGCTGCCTGTTCGACAATGTCACCCACGAGATGCGCATCTATAAAGAAGAGATCTTCGGGCCGGTGCTGTGTGTTGTTCGCGTCAACAGCCTGGAAGAGGCGATGAAGCTCATCAACGATCACGAATACGGCAACGGCACCTGCATCTTTACCCGCGACGGTGAAGCGGCGCGTCTGTTCTGTGACGAGATCGAAGTCGGCATGGTTGGCGTCAACGTGCCGCTGCCGGTACCTGTGGCTTATCACAGCTTCGGCGGCTGGAAGCGTTCGCTGTTCGGCGATCTGCATGCCTATGGTCCGGATGGTGTGCGCTTCTACACCCGTCGCAAGGCGATCACTCAGCGCTGGCCGCAGCGTGCAAGCCATGAGGCGTCGCAATTCGCGTTCCCTAGCTTGTAA
- a CDS encoding IMPACT family protein — MPFTLSGLCEYREEIRKSRFITFAAPIGSPAEAQAFFEQHSDLNASHNCWAWKLGDQYRSNDDGEPGGTAGRPILAAIEAQDCDQVAVLVIRWYGGIQLGTGGLARAYGGGTNKCLQTAAKVELISRVPLRCACGFAELALVKLRVADLGGLVVEENFTANGVELKLAVGEAQIEVLQTQLADLSRGRILLQR; from the coding sequence ATGCCTTTCACCCTCAGCGGTCTTTGCGAGTACCGCGAAGAGATTCGCAAAAGCCGCTTCATCACCTTCGCCGCGCCGATCGGCAGCCCCGCCGAGGCGCAGGCGTTCTTCGAACAGCACAGCGACTTGAACGCCTCGCACAACTGCTGGGCGTGGAAACTCGGCGATCAATACCGCAGCAATGACGACGGCGAGCCGGGCGGCACGGCCGGGCGACCGATTCTGGCGGCGATTGAAGCGCAGGATTGCGATCAGGTCGCGGTGTTGGTGATCCGTTGGTACGGCGGCATTCAACTCGGCACTGGCGGTTTGGCCCGGGCTTATGGCGGTGGCACGAACAAGTGCCTGCAAACAGCGGCGAAGGTCGAGTTGATCAGCCGCGTGCCGCTCCGCTGCGCCTGTGGCTTTGCCGAGTTGGCGCTGGTGAAGTTGCGGGTTGCGGACTTGGGTGGATTGGTTGTCGAAGAAAACTTCACGGCAAACGGCGTTGAGTTGAAGTTGGCTGTCGGGGAAGCGCAGATCGAGGTCTTGCAAACGCAGCTAGCCGATTTGAGTCGTGGGCGGATTTTGCTTCAACGATAA
- a CDS encoding LysR family transcriptional regulator, producing MSSRRPDPLAQVSDFDIRLLRIFRSVVESGGFSAAETVLGIGRSAISQQMSDLEQRLGLRLCQRGRAGFSLTEEGREVYQSALQLLSALESFRTEVNGLHQHLRGELIIGLTDNLVTLPHMRITHALAQLKERGPDVQIQIRMIAPNEVEQGVLDGRLHVGVVPQASALSGLEYQPLYSERSLLYCAVGHPLFYVDDKQLDDERLNSQDAIAPTFRLPAEIQAHYQALNCTASASDREGMAFLILTGRYIGYLPDHYASLWVQQGRLRALKAQMRFYDLSLASVTRKGRRPHLVLESFLESLAATR from the coding sequence ATGAGCAGCCGCCGCCCCGATCCGCTGGCCCAGGTCAGTGACTTTGATATTCGCCTGCTGCGAATCTTCCGCAGCGTGGTCGAAAGTGGCGGCTTTTCGGCGGCGGAGACCGTGCTCGGTATCGGGCGCTCGGCGATCAGCCAGCAAATGAGCGATCTGGAACAACGCCTCGGCTTGCGTTTATGCCAACGCGGGCGCGCCGGATTCTCGCTGACTGAAGAAGGTCGCGAGGTCTATCAATCCGCCCTGCAACTGTTAAGCGCGCTGGAAAGTTTCCGCACCGAGGTCAACGGCCTGCACCAGCACCTGCGCGGTGAACTGATCATTGGCCTGACTGATAACCTCGTTACCCTGCCCCACATGCGCATCACCCACGCCCTCGCCCAGTTGAAGGAACGCGGGCCGGACGTGCAGATCCAGATCCGCATGATCGCGCCCAATGAAGTCGAACAAGGCGTGCTCGACGGTCGGCTGCATGTCGGCGTGGTGCCGCAGGCCAGTGCGCTTTCCGGCCTGGAATACCAGCCGCTGTACAGCGAGCGCTCGCTGCTCTATTGCGCGGTTGGGCATCCGCTGTTTTATGTCGATGACAAGCAACTGGACGACGAGCGTCTGAACAGTCAGGACGCGATTGCGCCGACGTTCCGTTTGCCGGCGGAGATCCAGGCGCATTACCAGGCCCTCAATTGCACCGCCAGTGCCTCCGACCGCGAAGGCATGGCGTTTCTGATTCTGACCGGGCGCTATATCGGTTATCTGCCGGATCACTACGCCAGCCTTTGGGTACAACAGGGCCGCTTGCGCGCACTCAAGGCGCAGATGCGTTTTTACGACCTGAGCCTCGCATCGGTCACGCGCAAGGGCCGGCGCCCTCATTTGGTGCTGGAAAGCTTTCTTGAGAGTCTGGCGGCGACGCGTTGA
- the recC gene encoding exodeoxyribonuclease V subunit gamma gives MPDAQSLNAAFMVVQSNSLDELRSLVVSIMRRYPLAPLENEIALVQSNGIAQWLKLALAEDPEEGDLGGCGIAAAIDVQLPGSFMWQLYRMVLGRDEIPAKSLLDKAPLTWRLMRLLPQVIDRPYFEPLQRFLTHDTDLRKRYQLSERLADLFDQYQVYRADWLEDWAEGRHQLRNVRGEVKPLAPTSCWQAELWRALLDDVGAQGMAQSRAGVHQRFIERISHLAEAPAGLPSRVIVFGISSLPAQVLEALAGLARFSQVLLCVHNPCRHHWADIVADKDLLRHQYKRQSRKSGMPVVLDPETMHQHAHPLLAAWGKQGRDYINLLDSYDDPNSYRAAFRDGRIDLFSESQPHNLLNQLQDDILELRPLDETREHWPAVDLAHDKSIRFHVAHSAQREVEILHDQLLARFSANPDLRPRDVIVMVPDIDSYAPHIRAVFGQLDRYDLRFIPFTLADQGQRGRDPLLIAVEHLLKLPDSRFPVSEILDLLDVPALRARFGVEERDLPTLHRWIEGAGVRWGMNAEQRAGLGLPDELEQNSWHFGLRRMLLGYAVGSSTGCAGIEPYDEIGGLDAALIGPLVALLDALELAHQELTQPAQPKEWGHRLQALMQLFFKASNEHDDYLLTQLEELRETWLETCEAVGLEDELPLTVVREAWLAGLDQGRLSQRFLAGAVNFCTLMPMRAIPFKLVCLLGMNDGDYPRAQPPLDFDLMGSDYRPGDRSRREDDRYLLLEALLSARNQLYISWVGRSIRDNSERPASVLIGQLRDHLASGWRLIDEGQDLLSAVTQEHPLQPFSARYFHEGDQLFSYASEWQVLHQSHEAQNEAELLAPHVQDEPLSLALLQDFLRNPVRHFFTQRLKVYFEAAEAPLADEEPFVLDALQRYTLSDSLLEAALGQPDNVEQALETHARRLQNSGLLPMAGFGECLQRELIEPLPDLLQRYRQLLTLWPTPVTSAIPISLDLQGLRLEGWLSGLHQRADAGVLSVTTIPNSIGSIKSRKWHRLTKPWVNHLVACASGLSLTTALVASDDTLLLEPMAQDRAMRFLGDLLLAWQAGMRQPLPIAVKTAFAWLSQTDPLKAEAAARKAYEGDGQTSEGERRESPALSRQFARFDALLADETFSGWCDALYRPLYEAPWRSLSSEGAR, from the coding sequence ATGCCGGACGCCCAGTCCCTCAACGCTGCATTCATGGTGGTTCAGAGTAATAGCCTGGACGAACTGCGCAGCCTGGTGGTCAGCATTATGCGGCGCTATCCGCTGGCTCCCCTGGAGAACGAAATTGCCTTGGTGCAGAGCAATGGCATCGCCCAGTGGCTTAAATTGGCTCTGGCGGAGGACCCAGAAGAAGGCGATCTCGGCGGTTGTGGTATTGCCGCGGCAATTGATGTGCAATTGCCGGGCAGTTTCATGTGGCAGCTCTATCGCATGGTATTGGGGCGAGATGAAATTCCAGCCAAATCCCTGCTCGATAAGGCCCCACTGACCTGGCGTCTCATGCGCCTGCTACCTCAGGTCATCGACCGTCCGTATTTCGAACCGTTGCAACGCTTCCTTACCCACGACACCGACCTGCGCAAGCGCTACCAATTATCCGAGCGTCTGGCGGATCTCTTCGATCAATACCAGGTGTACCGGGCTGACTGGCTTGAGGATTGGGCCGAAGGTCGGCATCAATTGCGTAATGTCAGAGGCGAAGTAAAGCCACTAGCGCCGACAAGTTGCTGGCAGGCTGAACTCTGGCGTGCGCTGTTGGACGATGTGGGTGCTCAAGGTATGGCTCAAAGCCGTGCCGGTGTTCATCAGCGCTTTATCGAGCGCATAAGTCATCTTGCAGAAGCGCCTGCTGGCCTGCCTTCACGAGTCATCGTTTTCGGCATTTCTTCACTGCCAGCCCAAGTGCTTGAAGCGTTGGCCGGGCTCGCGCGTTTCAGTCAGGTTTTACTGTGCGTACACAACCCATGTCGTCACCACTGGGCCGATATCGTCGCCGACAAGGATTTGCTGCGTCATCAGTACAAACGGCAATCGCGCAAGAGCGGCATGCCTGTCGTACTTGATCCCGAGACAATGCATCAACACGCCCATCCTCTGCTGGCAGCGTGGGGCAAACAAGGTCGCGATTACATTAACCTGCTCGATAGCTACGACGACCCCAACAGTTATCGCGCAGCCTTTCGCGACGGACGCATCGACCTGTTCAGCGAAAGTCAGCCACATAATCTGCTCAATCAACTTCAGGACGATATCCTGGAACTGCGTCCACTCGATGAGACACGCGAGCATTGGCCTGCAGTGGATCTGGCACACGACAAGTCGATCCGTTTTCACGTTGCCCACAGTGCTCAACGCGAAGTTGAAATTCTCCATGACCAACTACTGGCACGCTTCAGCGCCAATCCGGATCTGCGCCCTCGCGACGTGATCGTGATGGTGCCGGATATCGACAGCTATGCTCCGCATATCCGCGCTGTGTTTGGTCAGCTTGATCGCTATGACCTGCGCTTCATTCCGTTCACTTTGGCGGATCAGGGCCAGCGCGGTCGTGATCCCTTGCTGATTGCGGTCGAGCACTTGCTCAAGCTTCCGGACAGTCGTTTCCCCGTCAGCGAAATCCTCGACCTGCTTGACGTTCCCGCATTGCGCGCTCGTTTCGGCGTCGAGGAGCGCGACTTACCGACGCTGCACCGCTGGATCGAAGGCGCAGGCGTGCGCTGGGGAATGAATGCCGAGCAGCGGGCCGGGTTAGGCTTGCCAGACGAACTGGAGCAGAACAGCTGGCATTTCGGCCTGCGCCGCATGCTTCTGGGTTACGCAGTGGGCAGTTCCACTGGCTGCGCGGGTATCGAGCCCTACGATGAAATCGGTGGACTGGATGCTGCTTTGATCGGGCCGTTGGTGGCATTGCTCGATGCACTGGAACTTGCCCATCAGGAACTCACGCAACCGGCTCAACCCAAAGAGTGGGGGCATCGGCTGCAAGCGCTGATGCAACTGTTCTTCAAAGCCAGCAATGAGCATGACGATTATTTGTTGACCCAGCTTGAAGAGCTGCGTGAAACCTGGCTGGAGACCTGCGAGGCAGTGGGTCTTGAGGACGAGCTGCCACTGACCGTGGTTCGAGAAGCCTGGCTTGCCGGGCTGGATCAAGGGCGTCTGTCTCAGCGTTTTCTTGCCGGCGCGGTGAACTTTTGCACGCTTATGCCCATGCGTGCCATTCCTTTCAAACTGGTGTGTTTGCTGGGGATGAACGATGGCGATTACCCCCGCGCACAACCACCGCTCGACTTCGATCTGATGGGTAGCGACTACCGGCCGGGCGATCGTTCCAGGCGCGAGGATGATCGCTATCTTTTGCTTGAGGCGCTCCTCTCTGCCCGCAATCAGCTCTACATCAGTTGGGTCGGACGCAGCATTCGTGACAACAGCGAGCGGCCTGCCTCTGTACTTATTGGCCAGTTGCGTGACCACCTTGCCAGCGGCTGGCGATTGATTGACGAGGGTCAGGATCTGTTAAGCGCCGTGACGCAAGAACATCCATTGCAACCCTTCAGCGCGCGCTATTTCCATGAAGGTGATCAGTTGTTCAGCTATGCCAGCGAGTGGCAGGTTCTGCATCAAAGCCACGAGGCGCAAAACGAGGCCGAGTTGCTCGCGCCCCATGTTCAAGACGAACCGCTGAGTCTGGCGCTGTTGCAGGACTTTTTGCGCAACCCGGTCAGACACTTTTTCACCCAGAGGCTCAAAGTGTACTTCGAGGCAGCCGAAGCACCGCTGGCCGACGAAGAGCCATTCGTACTCGACGCTCTGCAGCGGTATACGCTCAGCGATAGCCTGCTCGAAGCCGCACTCGGGCAACCGGACAACGTCGAGCAGGCGCTCGAGACTCACGCTCGACGTCTGCAAAACAGTGGATTACTGCCAATGGCCGGGTTCGGCGAGTGCCTGCAGCGGGAGTTGATCGAACCGCTACCGGACCTGCTGCAACGCTATCGGCAACTTCTGACGCTTTGGCCGACGCCGGTGACCAGTGCGATCCCGATCAGTCTCGATTTACAGGGTTTGCGGCTTGAAGGTTGGCTCTCGGGTTTGCATCAGCGTGCAGACGCTGGCGTGCTGTCGGTCACGACTATTCCTAACAGCATCGGCTCGATCAAAAGCCGCAAATGGCATCGGTTGACCAAGCCATGGGTCAATCATCTCGTCGCCTGCGCCAGCGGTCTTTCATTGACCACGGCATTGGTGGCCAGCGACGACACGTTGCTGCTTGAACCGATGGCGCAGGACAGAGCCATGCGTTTCCTTGGGGATCTTCTGCTTGCCTGGCAGGCCGGCATGCGCCAGCCTTTACCGATTGCGGTGAAGACTGCTTTTGCCTGGCTGTCCCAGACCGATCCGCTCAAAGCCGAAGCCGCTGCCCGCAAAGCCTACGAAGGTGATGGCCAGACCAGTGAAGGCGAGCGCCGCGAAAGTCCTGCGCTGTCCCGACAATTTGCCCGTTTCGACGCATTACTCGCCGACGAGACATTCTCCGGTTGGTGCGACGCCTTGTACCGCCCTCTGTATGAAGCGCCATGGCGTTCGTTGTCCAGTGAAGGGGCGCGCTGA
- a CDS encoding TetR/AcrR family transcriptional regulator, protein MTFEVPAHGGKPASRIRQKNEETILKAAEDEFARHGYKGTSMNTIALNAGLPKANLHYYFTNKLGLYVAVLSNIIELWDSTFNTLTAEDDPAEALTRYIRAKMEFSRRQPQASRIFAMEVISGGECLTEYFNQDYRAWFTGRAAVFQAWIDAGKMDPVDPVHLIFLLWGSTQHYADFATQICRVSGRTKLTKQDMEDAGNNLIRIILKGCGLTPSI, encoded by the coding sequence ATGACCTTTGAAGTCCCCGCTCACGGCGGCAAGCCCGCCAGCCGCATTCGTCAAAAGAACGAAGAGACCATTCTCAAAGCCGCCGAAGACGAGTTCGCCCGTCACGGGTACAAAGGCACCAGCATGAACACCATCGCCCTGAATGCCGGGTTGCCCAAGGCGAACCTGCATTACTACTTCACCAACAAGCTTGGGTTGTACGTGGCGGTGCTGAGCAACATCATCGAGTTGTGGGACAGCACCTTCAACACCCTCACGGCCGAGGACGATCCGGCCGAAGCGCTGACCCGTTATATCCGCGCCAAGATGGAATTCTCCCGACGCCAGCCACAAGCCTCGCGCATCTTCGCGATGGAAGTGATCAGCGGTGGCGAATGCCTGACCGAGTATTTCAACCAGGATTACCGCGCCTGGTTCACCGGTCGGGCGGCGGTGTTCCAGGCGTGGATCGATGCGGGCAAAATGGACCCTGTCGATCCGGTGCACTTGATCTTCCTGCTATGGGGCAGCACCCAGCATTACGCCGACTTCGCCACGCAGATCTGCCGAGTCAGTGGTCGGACCAAGTTGACCAAACAAGACATGGAAGACGCCGGCAACAACCTGATCCGCATCATTCTCAAAGGCTGCGGCCTCACTCCTTCTATATAA